Proteins co-encoded in one Kutzneria chonburiensis genomic window:
- a CDS encoding phosphotransferase, producing the protein MDWLPAWCLAQLGSSVAATLFEVTSISTVAGVRLADGREVVVKSRPAEGREAACVAAQLRLASLGFPCARPLTPVTRVGTVAVHAEEFRPGGEVLPGDGPDVAVRYASVFAHLMTTLAAVTVAPPLPNPRWIRWDHSDPGLWPTIPILDSLAQSAVPPHVGETAVRVRRRLLAAGLPSVLGHGDFEAQNLRWRGFDVHVVHDWDSLTWQPEAALVGAASGSFANSSQPTLAPVASSEAFLAAYQDFRRPFSGAELEVAWAASLWPAAHNARWEALHGQAPLATTALLEQAPERLRRGNA; encoded by the coding sequence ATGGACTGGTTGCCGGCGTGGTGTCTTGCGCAGCTGGGGAGTTCGGTCGCGGCGACGCTGTTCGAGGTCACGTCGATTTCCACGGTGGCCGGCGTTCGCCTGGCCGACGGCCGGGAGGTCGTCGTCAAGTCACGTCCCGCCGAGGGGCGGGAGGCGGCTTGCGTGGCCGCCCAGCTCCGGTTGGCTTCGCTCGGCTTTCCTTGTGCCCGGCCGTTGACGCCCGTGACCCGGGTCGGCACGGTGGCCGTGCACGCCGAGGAGTTCCGTCCCGGCGGCGAGGTTCTGCCCGGCGACGGTCCCGATGTCGCCGTCCGCTATGCCTCGGTCTTTGCCCACCTGATGACCACGCTCGCCGCGGTCACGGTCGCTCCCCCGCTGCCTAATCCGCGCTGGATTCGGTGGGATCACTCCGATCCGGGCTTGTGGCCGACCATCCCCATCCTCGATTCCCTTGCCCAGTCGGCGGTTCCGCCTCACGTCGGGGAGACCGCCGTCCGCGTCCGTCGCCGGCTGCTCGCCGCCGGGCTCCCCTCCGTCCTGGGACACGGCGATTTCGAGGCCCAGAACCTGCGCTGGCGGGGTTTTGACGTCCATGTCGTGCACGACTGGGACAGCCTCACCTGGCAACCCGAGGCCGCCCTGGTCGGCGCGGCCAGTGGCTCGTTTGCCAACTCCAGCCAGCCCACCTTGGCCCCGGTCGCCAGCTCCGAGGCGTTCCTCGCCGCCTATCAGGACTTCCGCCGCCCTTTCAGCGGCGCCGAGCTGGAGGTCGCCTGGGCCGCCAGCCTGTGGCCGGCCGCCCACAACGCGCGCTGGGAGGCGCTGCACGGTCAAGCCCCGCTGGCCACCACCGCGCTCCTTGAGCAGGCACCCGAACGCCTTCGCCGTGGCAACGCCTAG
- a CDS encoding 2OG-Fe(II) oxygenase produces the protein MTKYERRVAAADWAAVTAELDDYGCALLPRLLTPAECARMIALWQSPERFRAEINLRRHRFGDHGDYRYFAEPFPEAVAELRQALYPRLLPIARDWYQRLGRPTEWPESLDEWLRICHDAGQTRPTPILLRYETGGWNALHRDLYGDKVFPLQVVINLSAPGEDHTGGEFLLVEQRPRAQSRGTSTLIPHGHGLVFTTRDRPVQGSRGWSASPVRHGVSAVRSGLRHTLGLVFHDAT, from the coding sequence ATGACCAAGTACGAGCGGCGGGTCGCCGCGGCGGACTGGGCGGCGGTGACGGCCGAGCTCGACGACTACGGCTGCGCGCTGCTGCCGCGGCTGCTCACGCCAGCCGAGTGCGCCCGGATGATCGCCCTGTGGCAGTCCCCGGAGCGGTTCCGCGCCGAGATCAACCTGCGGCGGCACCGGTTCGGCGACCATGGCGACTACCGGTACTTCGCTGAGCCTTTCCCCGAGGCCGTGGCGGAGTTGCGGCAGGCTTTGTATCCGCGACTGCTGCCCATCGCTCGTGACTGGTACCAGCGGCTCGGCCGTCCCACCGAGTGGCCGGAGAGCTTGGACGAGTGGCTCCGGATCTGCCACGACGCCGGGCAGACCCGGCCGACCCCGATCCTGTTGCGCTACGAGACCGGCGGTTGGAACGCCTTGCACCGGGATCTGTACGGGGACAAGGTGTTCCCGCTCCAGGTCGTGATCAACCTCAGCGCGCCCGGCGAGGACCACACCGGCGGCGAGTTCCTGCTCGTCGAGCAGCGGCCGCGGGCCCAGTCGCGCGGCACCTCAACCCTCATCCCCCACGGGCACGGCCTCGTCTTCACCACCCGCGACCGTCCCGTTCAGGGCTCCCGCGGCTGGTCCGCCTCGCCGGTTCGACACGGCGTATCGGCCGTCCGTTCAGGTTTGCGGCACACCCTCGGGCTCGTCTTCCACGACGCCACCTAG
- a CDS encoding carboxylesterase/lipase family protein: MPKLLVLTLLAGLLTPCPVATVTTTDGPIHGTVTANYRSYQGIPYAAPPVGALRWRPPEPVQPWTQTLDATAPGNACPQAPGEPHTDENCLYLNVSTPPEAHRLPVMVWLHGGSFISGAGNDIDPRSFAAKAHVIVVTLNYRLGVLGFLAHPALDAEGGDQSGDYGIQDQQAALRWVKANAAAFGGDPGNVTLFGQSAGGASVCMNLASPGAAGLFQRAITESGGCLAPEPDKAIAERNGTALTAQLGCTDLVCLRSKTPDELLAAAAAIPYSPTYSWHPVWGGSVIPVKPADAFHNGQFNRVPLLVSSNRDEATILIAQQYPDGITADQYAQLQTGVFKAAAPQVLAHYPAGDNPALTFARSTTDWFFSCTSLGTDQFASGLVPTYADEFADDNAPGWPNPLFPLGAYHGAELQYLFGHLDKPAQQALADRMIGYWSRFAWTGNPNGPGLPAWPRFRPGDVAVPAFAPGRSQTVDLAAEHQCAFWAALSAGH; encoded by the coding sequence ATGCCGAAGCTTCTCGTGCTCACCCTGCTGGCCGGACTGCTCACCCCCTGCCCGGTCGCGACCGTCACCACCACCGACGGTCCGATCCACGGTACTGTTACCGCTAACTATCGTTCGTACCAAGGGATTCCCTACGCGGCCCCGCCCGTGGGCGCATTGCGCTGGCGGCCGCCGGAACCGGTCCAACCGTGGACTCAGACCTTGGACGCGACGGCCCCCGGCAACGCGTGTCCGCAGGCGCCGGGCGAGCCTCATACCGACGAGAACTGCTTGTATCTCAACGTTTCCACGCCGCCGGAAGCCCATCGGCTGCCCGTGATGGTGTGGCTGCACGGCGGCAGCTTCATCTCGGGAGCCGGCAACGACATCGATCCCCGCAGCTTCGCCGCCAAGGCACACGTGATCGTCGTGACGCTGAACTACCGCCTCGGCGTACTGGGCTTTCTCGCCCATCCGGCGCTGGACGCCGAAGGCGGCGATCAGTCCGGCGACTACGGCATCCAGGACCAACAGGCGGCGCTGCGCTGGGTCAAGGCCAACGCGGCGGCCTTCGGCGGCGATCCAGGCAATGTCACGCTGTTCGGACAGTCGGCCGGCGGGGCCAGTGTCTGCATGAACCTGGCCTCCCCCGGCGCGGCCGGACTGTTCCAGCGGGCCATCACCGAAAGCGGTGGGTGCCTGGCGCCGGAACCGGACAAGGCGATCGCCGAGCGCAACGGCACCGCCCTCACCGCCCAACTCGGCTGCACCGACCTGGTTTGCTTGCGTAGCAAGACACCGGACGAGTTGCTGGCCGCCGCCGCGGCGATTCCGTACAGCCCGACCTACAGCTGGCATCCGGTCTGGGGCGGCTCGGTGATTCCGGTGAAGCCGGCCGACGCCTTCCACAATGGACAGTTCAACCGGGTGCCACTGCTGGTCAGCAGCAATCGTGACGAGGCAACGATCCTGATCGCCCAGCAGTACCCCGACGGGATCACCGCGGACCAGTACGCGCAGCTCCAGACCGGCGTGTTCAAGGCCGCCGCACCGCAGGTCCTGGCCCACTACCCGGCCGGCGACAACCCCGCGCTCACCTTCGCCCGATCCACCACGGACTGGTTCTTCTCCTGCACCTCGCTCGGCACCGACCAGTTCGCCAGCGGCCTGGTACCCACCTACGCCGACGAATTCGCCGACGACAACGCGCCGGGGTGGCCGAATCCGCTCTTCCCACTCGGCGCGTACCACGGCGCCGAACTCCAGTACCTGTTCGGCCACCTCGACAAGCCGGCGCAGCAGGCGCTGGCCGACCGCATGATCGGCTACTGGTCACGCTTCGCGTGGACCGGCAATCCCAACGGACCGGGGCTCCCGGCCTGGCCTCGATTCCGGCCCGGCGACGTTGCCGTGCCGGCATTCGCCCCGGGTCGGTCGCAGACCGTCGATCTGGCGGCCGAACACCAGTGCGCGTTCTGGGCCGCGTTGTCCGCGGGGCACTAG
- a CDS encoding acetoacetate decarboxylase family protein, producing the protein MWIAPLPVGGPRMVLAVVRYREGTLSYNEVFVGSVVRRGFRVGLWVHGIWVDSVESLWGGREIWGLPKELATFTWRNRGLTMTAQDGRLDVRFSGSPRWSARVPFVAPAFGLGSRFFYGIGHGRLRLARLEVSADLPCLRTSAEVPALWLNDFHLVVRAPTSFVESES; encoded by the coding sequence ATGTGGATCGCCCCGCTGCCGGTCGGCGGCCCGCGGATGGTGCTCGCGGTCGTCCGGTATCGCGAAGGCACCCTCAGCTACAACGAGGTGTTCGTCGGCAGCGTGGTGCGGCGCGGCTTTCGCGTGGGCCTGTGGGTGCACGGGATCTGGGTGGACAGCGTGGAATCGCTGTGGGGCGGCCGGGAGATCTGGGGACTGCCCAAGGAACTCGCCACGTTCACCTGGCGGAACCGAGGCCTCACCATGACGGCGCAGGACGGTCGACTGGACGTCAGGTTCTCGGGCAGTCCTCGATGGTCGGCCCGGGTGCCGTTCGTCGCCCCGGCTTTCGGCCTCGGGTCACGGTTCTTCTACGGCATCGGGCACGGACGACTTCGGTTGGCACGCCTCGAAGTCTCGGCCGACCTGCCGTGCCTGCGGACGTCGGCCGAGGTACCCGCCTTGTGGCTGAACGACTTCCACCTGGTGGTACGGGCGCCGACGTCCTTTGTGGAGTCCGAATCCTAG
- a CDS encoding TIGR03086 family metal-binding protein, translated as MNVMELYGRAQDGFDAVLAGVRPDQWETPSTCPDWSVRDVAGHVIWAQRQLRAWATGEDYAEHRGAPGAAHPGVVVDGDPVESWREARATASATLTEETLVKPVSLPGVGEIPLVGVVTLLLSDTVTHTWDIATALARPIVLDPAAVSAAFEWSRANVIRQPGFFGPELTPPDDADEQTRLLAFLGRKA; from the coding sequence ATGAACGTGATGGAGCTGTACGGGCGCGCCCAGGACGGGTTCGACGCGGTGCTGGCCGGCGTCCGACCCGACCAGTGGGAAACGCCGTCGACCTGCCCGGACTGGTCGGTGCGGGACGTCGCCGGGCACGTGATCTGGGCGCAGCGGCAGCTGAGGGCGTGGGCGACCGGCGAGGACTACGCCGAGCACCGTGGCGCCCCGGGTGCGGCGCATCCAGGGGTGGTGGTCGACGGCGACCCGGTCGAGTCATGGCGGGAAGCGCGCGCCACCGCGTCGGCGACGCTGACCGAGGAAACACTGGTCAAGCCGGTGTCGCTGCCGGGAGTCGGGGAGATTCCGCTGGTCGGCGTGGTGACGTTGCTGCTCAGCGACACCGTCACGCACACCTGGGACATCGCCACCGCACTGGCCCGACCGATTGTCCTCGACCCGGCGGCGGTGTCGGCGGCGTTCGAGTGGTCACGGGCGAACGTCATCCGCCAGCCGGGCTTCTTCGGCCCGGAGCTGACGCCGCCGGACGACGCCGACGAGCAGACCCGCCTGCTGGCCTTCCTCGGACGCAAGGCCTAG
- a CDS encoding endo-beta-N-acetylglucosaminidase H: protein MVTLGRIAAAVAVAAAAALVGTTGTAPAAVAKAVAKTGPISVAYVEVNNNSMTNVGKYTLAKGGNVFDVAVIFAANINYDTTTKSAYLYNNPNVQRTLDNAATEIKPLQAKGIKVMLSILGNHEGAGFANFPSQAAAAAFAKQLSDTVTKYGLDGIDFDDEYAEYGNNGTGQPNASSFVYLVTALRNLMPNKLISLYNIGPSASRLSYNGVSVDSKFNYAWNPYYGTWGVPAIKLPKSGLSPAAIEIGATATSTAADLARRTVSGGYGVYLTYNLNGTDQHTYISSFTNVLYGSAAVYKK, encoded by the coding sequence ATGGTGACATTAGGGCGGATCGCGGCCGCGGTGGCCGTTGCGGCCGCGGCGGCGCTGGTCGGCACGACGGGAACGGCCCCGGCGGCGGTGGCCAAGGCGGTGGCCAAGACCGGGCCGATCTCGGTGGCCTACGTCGAGGTCAACAACAACAGCATGACCAACGTCGGCAAGTACACGCTGGCCAAGGGCGGCAACGTCTTCGACGTCGCGGTGATCTTCGCCGCCAACATCAACTACGACACCACGACCAAGTCGGCGTACCTGTACAACAACCCGAACGTGCAGCGCACGCTGGACAACGCGGCCACCGAGATCAAGCCGCTGCAGGCCAAGGGCATCAAGGTGATGCTGTCGATCCTGGGCAACCACGAGGGTGCAGGCTTCGCCAACTTCCCGAGCCAGGCCGCGGCGGCCGCGTTCGCCAAGCAGCTGTCCGACACCGTCACCAAGTACGGCCTCGACGGCATCGACTTCGACGACGAGTACGCCGAGTACGGCAACAACGGCACCGGCCAGCCCAACGCCAGCTCGTTCGTCTACCTGGTCACGGCCCTGCGCAACCTGATGCCGAACAAGCTGATCTCGCTGTACAACATCGGGCCCTCGGCCTCGCGGCTGAGCTACAACGGGGTGAGCGTGGACTCGAAGTTCAACTATGCCTGGAACCCGTACTACGGAACCTGGGGCGTGCCGGCGATCAAGCTGCCCAAGTCGGGCCTCTCGCCGGCGGCCATCGAGATCGGCGCGACGGCCACCAGCACGGCGGCCGACCTCGCCCGGCGCACGGTGTCCGGCGGCTACGGCGTGTACCTGACGTACAACCTCAACGGGACCGACCAGCACACCTACATCTCGAGCTTCACCAACGTGCTCTACGGCAGCGCTGCGGTGTACAAGA
- a CDS encoding SDR family oxidoreductase, with translation MRFAVTGSTGRIGGRVLQLLAEAGQPDVVGLSSRNASYDDPAALRAALTGVDTLVFVSSDGEAARVVVHHRNVIEAAVHCGVRHVVLLSGIDVDLKSPFCYAFTNGDTERMLRASGCQYSIVRAGLFTEFFEGLIRQVAVDGVVAIPAGEVSLVRRDEVARSLADLALRGPTNGHHDVAEPPRPVSSIVADAGYSFVDTTLSEFAIALHRLGEEPWWIYAYTSMFEAVRQGRWTLR, from the coding sequence ATGCGTTTTGCGGTAACCGGTAGCACCGGTCGGATTGGCGGCCGGGTGCTGCAACTGCTGGCCGAGGCTGGACAGCCCGACGTTGTCGGGCTGTCCAGCCGTAACGCCTCCTACGACGATCCGGCGGCGTTGCGCGCGGCGCTGACCGGCGTCGACACGCTGGTGTTCGTGTCCAGCGACGGCGAGGCCGCCCGCGTCGTTGTGCACCACCGCAACGTCATCGAGGCGGCCGTCCACTGTGGAGTACGGCATGTCGTACTGCTCAGCGGCATTGACGTCGATCTCAAGTCGCCGTTCTGCTACGCGTTCACCAACGGCGACACCGAGCGCATGCTGCGCGCCTCAGGCTGTCAGTACTCCATCGTTCGGGCCGGGCTGTTCACGGAGTTCTTCGAAGGGCTGATCCGCCAGGTCGCGGTGGACGGCGTGGTCGCCATCCCGGCCGGCGAAGTCTCGCTGGTGCGGCGTGACGAGGTCGCGCGTAGCCTGGCCGACTTGGCGCTGCGTGGGCCCACCAACGGGCATCACGACGTGGCCGAGCCGCCGCGACCGGTGTCGAGCATTGTCGCCGATGCCGGATATTCCTTTGTGGACACTACGCTGTCCGAGTTCGCGATCGCGTTGCACCGCCTCGGCGAAGAGCCGTGGTGGATCTACGCCTACACGAGCATGTTCGAAGCCGTTCGCCAGGGGCGCTGGACACTTCGCTAG
- a CDS encoding branched-chain amino acid ABC transporter substrate-binding protein — translation MSSRVARLAVAPAVLLLLAACGTNKTEAGATGGCDTSKGNLVVGVVAPLTGNLSAVGLGIRNATGLAVDEANAKCTVKGYKLTMVGEDDQATPQVGAQAAGKLAADDSVVGVVGTYNSSVAQVVQPVLAAKKVPQVSPANTNPSLTIGDNAAAPKRQFDSYFRVCTTDALQGPYGADYLVNKLGKKKIAIITDGKTYGKGLADEFAKQAAKDGATIVDREQVSDTDTDFSGVLTKVKSHKPEAMYFGGEYPVAGPLSRQAATLGITGPLVGGDGDFDPKFISLGGKEGDVATSVGAPTDQLPTAQNFIKAYNAKGYQDPYAAYGAFAYDAANAIIASVAKTIGDGTWSNSLRDTLIKNIGSYTADGATGAVGFDQYGDSKNKVLTAYAVTNGAWKAVQTGSAG, via the coding sequence ATGTCATCTCGCGTTGCGCGGCTCGCGGTGGCGCCCGCCGTCCTGCTGCTGCTGGCCGCCTGCGGCACGAACAAGACCGAAGCCGGCGCCACCGGCGGCTGCGACACCAGCAAGGGCAACCTGGTCGTCGGGGTGGTGGCCCCGCTGACCGGCAATCTGTCCGCGGTGGGCCTCGGCATCCGCAACGCCACCGGGCTGGCCGTCGACGAGGCCAACGCCAAGTGCACGGTGAAGGGCTACAAGCTGACCATGGTCGGCGAGGACGACCAGGCCACGCCGCAGGTCGGCGCCCAGGCCGCGGGCAAGCTGGCGGCCGACGACTCCGTGGTCGGCGTGGTCGGCACGTACAACTCCTCGGTGGCGCAGGTCGTGCAGCCGGTGCTGGCGGCGAAGAAGGTCCCGCAGGTGTCGCCGGCCAACACCAACCCGTCGCTGACCATCGGCGACAACGCCGCGGCGCCCAAGCGCCAGTTCGACTCGTACTTCCGGGTCTGCACCACCGACGCGCTGCAGGGCCCGTACGGCGCCGACTACCTGGTGAACAAGCTGGGCAAGAAGAAGATCGCGATCATCACCGACGGCAAGACCTACGGCAAGGGCCTGGCCGACGAGTTCGCCAAGCAGGCGGCCAAGGACGGGGCCACCATCGTGGACCGCGAGCAGGTCAGCGACACCGACACCGACTTCTCCGGGGTGCTGACCAAGGTCAAGTCGCACAAGCCGGAGGCGATGTACTTCGGCGGCGAGTACCCGGTCGCCGGCCCCCTGTCCAGGCAGGCCGCCACGCTCGGCATCACCGGCCCGTTGGTCGGCGGCGACGGCGACTTCGATCCCAAGTTCATCAGCCTCGGCGGCAAGGAGGGCGACGTCGCCACCTCGGTCGGCGCGCCAACCGACCAGCTGCCCACCGCGCAGAACTTCATCAAGGCGTACAACGCCAAGGGCTACCAGGATCCTTACGCCGCCTACGGCGCTTTCGCCTATGACGCCGCCAACGCCATCATCGCCAGCGTGGCCAAGACCATCGGCGACGGCACTTGGAGCAACTCCCTGCGCGACACGCTGATCAAGAACATCGGCTCCTACACCGCCGATGGCGCCACCGGCGCGGTCGGCTTCGACCAGTACGGCGACAGCAAGAACAAGGTGCTGACCGCCTACGCCGTCACCAACGGCGCCTGGAAGGCCGTGCAGACCGGCTCCGCCGGCTGA
- a CDS encoding TetR/AcrR family transcriptional regulator, whose protein sequence is MRADARRNYERLLDEARTAFAEFGVDASLDDIARRAGVASGTLYRHFPTRLDLVEAVLADQIAKLAELGRVLLDSDDVVGAVRAWLGATIAHGMTYRGLAAEVMNSALSSEVLSELHGQLFEVGAALLDRAFQAGAIVAVDETDVLGMAGGIAWAARDDAAQADRLLSLLMNGLRQP, encoded by the coding sequence ATGCGAGCGGATGCCCGGCGCAACTACGAGCGGCTGCTGGACGAGGCGCGGACCGCGTTCGCCGAGTTCGGCGTGGATGCCTCGCTCGACGACATCGCGCGTCGGGCCGGCGTCGCCAGCGGGACCCTGTACCGGCATTTCCCGACCCGGTTGGACCTCGTCGAGGCCGTGCTGGCCGACCAGATCGCCAAGCTGGCCGAGCTCGGGCGCGTTCTGCTGGACTCGGACGACGTCGTCGGTGCCGTGCGGGCGTGGCTGGGGGCGACCATCGCGCACGGCATGACCTATCGGGGGCTCGCGGCCGAGGTGATGAACTCGGCATTGAGCAGCGAGGTGTTGTCCGAGCTGCACGGCCAGTTGTTCGAGGTCGGGGCCGCGTTGCTGGACCGCGCCTTCCAAGCCGGCGCGATCGTCGCCGTCGACGAGACCGACGTGCTGGGCATGGCCGGCGGCATCGCCTGGGCTGCCCGTGACGATGCAGCGCAGGCGGACCGACTGCTCTCGCTGCTCATGAACGGCCTCCGCCAGCCATGA